The Arthrobacter sp. D5-1 genome segment CGGGCATTGAACGTCCAGGTTTCACTAACGCAAGCAGCCCGTGAAGGTGCCCGCTTCGCAGCAGTTCATTACCAGGACGGCGCAGTGGACGTAGCTGGAACGGCGCTCTCATCCGCACCTTCGCTCGATGGTCTGGGCGTGTCGGTCAGCGACAACGCATCAAGCTGCGCTCCTGGCTCCACTGTCACGGTGACTACCAGTGTCTCGTTGCCCTCCATGTCGGGATTCCTCGACTCAGGTTTCTTTGGCGCTCCAGGTATCTTTCCGCTCAACATGACAGGGGTAGGGGTGATGAGATGCGGTGGTTAGCAGGAATGAGTCGCCGGATCCGGGCAATAACAGCAGCGGAAGATTCGGAGCGTGGCGCAGCCACAATAATGGTCGCCGGCATGATGGTGGTCCTGCTTGGCTTTGCCGCTCTGGCCGTCGACGTCGGAGCCCTCTATGCGGAGAAGGCACAGCTCCAGAACGGGGCTGACGCTGCCGCCCTGGCCATCGCCACTGACTGCGCCGGCGGCAGCTGTGGAAGCAGCACATCTACGGGAAACCAGTTCGCCAACGACAACTCCAACGACAACACCAGCGGTGCTGTCGTAACTTTTCCAGCCGCGGCCACCGTGCGGGTGGTCACCAACGCCCGCGACACAGCGGGGGAAAACAGCTTCTCGTTGTTCTTCGCACGGGCCATGGGCTTCAACACCGCAAATGTTGATGCCGCAGCCGAAGCATCCTGGGGCGCTCCATCCTCTGCGAGTACTCTTCCGTGGACGGTCAGCGAGTGTGTTTTCAAGAAATACCTCTCACCAACGCAACTGGCATCGCTGAATTCCACCGGCACTTTCACCGGCGATCCTGTGCCTACTCATATCCTCCTCCGCTATGACGAGAACACTCCGACCGTGCCGGGGTGCGCGGCCCAAAATGGGTACCAGCCCGGCGGCTTTGGTTGGTTGGTGACCACTTCCGGATGTTCCACAGACATCGATCTTGATATGACAGTCAATGGTCAAACAGGAAACCATTTCCCGAATGCGGCAGGCTGCAATGCAGCCTTGTCCAACATCATGGATGAGCCCGCCCTCATCCCCCTTTTCAACACAGCAACCGGCAATGGAAGCAATGCGAAGTACACCTTGATCGGGTTCGCGGCATTCCAGGTGACCGGTTACAAGTTCAGCGGCTCTGGGGCCGTTGTCGATCCCCTTGCTCCAAGCTGCAACGGAAATTGCCGAGGACTCCAAGGGTATTTCTCCCGCTTCGTCTCGCTCGAAGAGGGCATGCAGGCTACCGAGGGAACCCCGAATTACGGGGCCTCTGTTGTCACGCTCACTGAATAGCCGGTTGAAATGCCGCTGTTCTGGAATCCGAAAGAATCAGAGGAGTAGAAGTGAAAACACGCCTACTGGGAGGCATTGCAGCACTGCTTTTGGCAGTCATAGGCACCGTTTTGCTGGTTACCTATGTACAGGGAGCCGACAAGCGAGCGCAGCAAGGGCTTGATCCCGTCACCGTACTTGTAGTTAAAGAACGCATCCCTGCCGGCACCAAGGCAGAGGAACTGCAGGCCAAGGTCAAGACCGAGACCTTGCCGCAGTCGGCAGTCGCACCCGGCACCATCAGCGCCCTCAATGATCAGAAGGGCAAAGTAACCTCCGCGGACCTACAGCCCGGGGAACAACTACTGGGCGTCAAACTGGTGGATCCCAAAGAGCTCGCGCCAGGCACAGTACCAGTCCCCGAGGGCTTGCAGGAAGCAACGTTTGTTCTTGCACCCGAACGAATCCTGGGTGGCCGGATTGAGGCTGGCGACGCCGTCACCGTGTTTGCCTCTTTCAAATTGGATGAAGCTGTTCCTGCAGGAGCAAACCTTCCTGCTGGCTTGACCGGTTGGAAAGATTTCACAGAACTGCTTTATCACGACGTTTTGGTCACTGCCGTCCAGCAAGCGGCACCTGATGCAGAGAAATCAGCAGGAACCGACAAGGGTGTGGCACTTCCCAACGGCTCCGCCTACGTCACTGTCGCCCTCAGCGATGCCGACGCCACAAAGATGGTGTTTGGCGCCGAATTTGGCACCCTATGGCTCTCCAAGCAGACTGACAAGACTGTCAAGAGCGATCCTCCCACCACCACCTTTGGAGGGCTGGTCCAATGAGCCGCTTCGTAGCCATCACCGCCGTCCGTGATTTTGAAGGACGCGTACGGCAAGCCATCAGTGGCGCACTGCACGGAGAGCTGCAAACGCTGTCTCCGACGGTCCTCCAATCCGGCACCGACGAGATCTTCAAGCAGCTCACAGGTGCTCCTCCTGAAGTCATGATCCTTGGCCCAGGCGTCAACCCTGACGATGCTTTCAAGCTGGCCACAGTGATCGACCTCCAATACCCGGAGATCAGCCTCCTGATGGTGGCCGAACCCAGTGCCGACATTGTGCTTAAGGCCATGCACGCCGGGGTCAGGGACGTGGTTGCGCCGGAAGCTGAGGTCAATGAACTCCGCGTCCTCCTGGAGCGCGCTTGCTTGGCATCCGCGAGCCGGAGACGAGGGATGCAGCCTGCTGCCGAATCCGGACAGGAACGAGGAAGGGTCATTGCCGTCATGTCACCGAAAGGTGGCGTCGGAAAGACGACGGTGGCCACCAATCTCGCAATTGGGTTGGGAACACTCGCGCCGATGAGCGTAGTGATCGTAGATCTCGATTTGCAGTTCGGCGACGTCGCCTCGGGTCTGCTGTTGGAACCGGAGCATTCAATCACCGAGGCAGTCCACGGGGCTGCAGCCCAGGACTCCATGGTGCTCAAAGCATTCCTAACAGTCCACCCGGCTGGAATCTATGCCCTCTGCGCCCCGCAAAAGCCGTCCGATTCGGACTACATCACCGCCGAACATGTAACCCGGCTCATCAACCAGCTTGCCACCGAGTTCAAGTACGTCGTGGTGGACACTGCACCAGGCCTTGGCGAGCATTGCCTCGCCACCCTGGAGTTGGCCACCGACGGAGTATGGGTGTGTGGGATGGACGTGCCCAGCATAAGGGGTCTGAGAAAGTGCTTCAGCGTTCTGAAGGAACTTCAGCTATTGCCACAAGGCCGGCATACCGTCTTGAATTTCGCGGACCGGAAGAGCGGTCTTTCCGTTCAGGATGTCGAAGCTACCATCGGGGTTCCCATTGACACGGTGATTCCTAGGTCCCGCACGCTCCCCTATTCCACGAACCGGGGAATTCCTGTACTTCAAGGGACTGCCAGGGACGCGGCCATCAAGGGACTACGGAAGCTGGTTCAGCGTTTTGACCCGCGCCTGGAATCCACACCTCAGAACAAACTGCACCGGAGGGTGGTGGTGTCATGAAACTCTCGGAGCGGCTTTCGAAGAACAATCCTTTTGCTGTCAACGAGACCATCGACGCATCGTCCGGACAAGCGGTGGCGGGTAATCATGAGGCTGCATCGGGTCCTGCAGTGCCAGGGCCCTCCGTTCCGATGCTGGGCGGCGCTCCCTCAGTTCCCGTTGTCGACGCGCTTTCGGGGCTGAAGCAACGCGCTGCTTCGGCACTTTTTACTCGAATGGGGTCAAGGATCGGGGATACGTCTTCCTCCGAAGAGGACCTCCGGTCTTTCGCAGTGGAGGAACTGTCAGCGGTCATTGATGATGAACAAGTCCCGCTGTCTCCCGAGGAACGCCGTAGGTTGATCCGTGAGATTTCGGACGAAGTGATGGGTTATGGGCCGCTCCAACGCCTGCTGGAGGACCCCTCAGTCACTGAAGTCATGGTGAATCGCTTTGATCAGATTTATGTGGAGCGTCACGGTCATCTTGCCCTGACCGAACTGCAGTTCAGTTCGGATGATCACCTGAGGAAAGTCATTGAACGGATCGTTTCCAAGGTGGGACGCCGCATCGATGAATCATCTCCCTTGGTGGATGCCCGGCTGGAAGACGGATCCCGTGTCAATGCCATTATTCCTCCCCTGGCAGTCAACGGCCCCTCGCTGACCATTAGGAAATTCAGCCATGTTCCTCTCACTGTGGCGAACCTGATCGAGTGGGGGTCCATGAGCCAGGAAATGGCGGAGTTACTGAGCGCCTGTGTTCGGGCCCGGCTCAACGTCATTGTGTCCGGCGGAACCGGCACAGGCAAAACGACCCTCCTCAACGTTTTGTCCTCGTTCATCCCCGCCTCTGACCGCATCGTCACCATTGAAGATGCGGTAGAACTTCAACTACAGCAAGACCACGTGGTGCGCTTGGAAAGCCGTCCCCCCAATATCGAGGGCAAGGGTGCCATCACCATCCGCGATCTCGTTCGAAACTCACTCCGCATGAGGCCTGACCGGATCATCGTAGGTGAGGTGCGCGGGGGTGAGTCATTGGACATGTTGCAGGCCATGAATACCGGCCATGACGGGTCGCTTTCCACGGTGCACGCCAATTCTCCCCGCGATGCGATCGCTCGTCTGGAGACCCTGGTGCTGATGGCTGGTATGGACCTACCTCTCAGGGCCATTCGCGAGCAGGTTTCCTCTGCTGTGGATCTGATCGTCCAAATCACCCGGCTGCGCGACGGAACACGTCGTGTCACGCATGTTACCGAGGTGCAAGGCATGGAGGGCGACGTCGTGACCCTGCAGGATGCTTTTCTGTTCGACTACTCTGCAGGAATTGATGCTCAAGGCCGTTTTCTGGGTCGCGCTCTTCCGACCGGCATCCGACCACGATTCCTCGACCGCTTCACTGAGTTGGGAATTGCAGTTCCCCCATCAGTTTTCGGCGTAGCTCCTGCACCCCTGGGAAGGCGGTAACCATGGACTCCCCCGTGCTCTTCGTGGTCGCCATAGGGCTGTGTTTTGCCGCTATTGCGGTCTTGGTCTTGATTGTCTTGAAACCGAAAAATGGAGCCATTCCCCTTGAACGCCGCAGGCTTGGTGCCTCAACCGATGACTCTGCAGTCGGAAAAGTCTCGCAATCCGCCGTCCACTTTGTCGACACGGCAATTGGTCGCTCGGGCGGCCCCTTCAACCGGGAGGTCCTCTACCAAGCAGGCGTGAAGCAGGCACCAGCTGACTTTACGGTTATGGTGGCCATCGCAACGATCGCAGTAGGTGTCCTCGGATCGCTGCTCGTCTCGGTGATCATCGGAATCCTGATGGCGCTGTCTACTCCGTTCGTGGCAAAACTCGTATTGGTAGTCAAGACAGACAAGCGCCGATCGAAGTTCGATGCACAACTGACGGATACCATCCAGATGCTCATCGGCGGCCTCCGCGTGGGCCACAGTATCATGCGCTCCCTTGAGGCGGCTGCCCAAGAAGCAGAGGCACCCACCTCCGAAGAACTGTCCCGAATTGTCAATGAAGTGAGGATCGGAAAGGATCCACGACAAGCCCTGGAAGAATGTGCCACCCGGATGGATTCCGAGGACTTTCGCTGGATTGGACAGGCCATTCAGATCAACCGGGAAGTGGGTGGCGACCTTGCGGAGGTCCTGGAGCAAGTTGCAGGAACTATCCGGGAACGCAGTGAAATCAAGGCCCACGTCAAGGCACTGAGTGCCGAGGGAAAGATGTCTGCTTACATCCTCATGGCTTTGCCAGTTGGTGTCGGTCTACTCCTGACCTTGATGAACCCCAAGTACATGTCAGTCTTCGTCACCCATCCTGTGGGGATCGCCATGCTGGTTGCCAGCGCAATCCTCTTCGTCATCGGCGGTTTCTGGATGAGCCGCACTGTAAAGATCAGGTTCTAGGAGGACTGTCATGACGCTTATCCCGTGGTTGATCATTGCAGCAATTATCCTTCCCGTCGGCTACTTCGCCTGGTCCCTCGCATCGATCGACCGGAAAGGCATCGTAGCCATTCAAAGCAATTTGGGTTCCGGCTTTGCGCAAGGAACTGGAGTCGACGTCCGACGTCCGCCCCTGCTTCTGGGAGTCGCCCGGAAACTGACCCCTGGAAGCTACGAAGCCAAGCTTGATCACTGGCTCGCTTTGGCCGGTCGCCCCAAATCCATGCCGCTGACAAAACTCATCGCACTGAAGCCAATCCTCGCGGTGTCAGGAGCCGGCGCGGGTGTGCTGCTTATTCTTGCGAATCCCAGCCCGCTCAGCATCGGATTGTGCATTTTCCTCACAGTCTTTCTCTATTTCATCTGCGACCTTCTTGTGTACAACACCGGACTCAAACGTCAGGAGGCCATCCAAGTAGAGTTCCCCAACACCTTGGACCAGATGCTGATCTCGGTTGAGGCAGGACTCGGTTTCGAATCTGCCATGGAGCGCGCGTCAGCGCATGGGGACGGCCCGCTGGCGCATGAGCTGATGAGGACGCTTCAAGATATCCAAGTAGGACGTCCTCGGCAGGAAGCCTACGAAGCACTTGCAGAGCGTTCTACTGTTTCCGACGTTCGCAGCTTTGTCCTTGCCGTCATCCAGGCCGACAAGTACGGCATTGGCATAGCCAATGTGCTCCGGGCCCAGGCCAAGCAGGCAAGAGTCAAGCGACGTCAAAACGCTGAAGAGAAAGCGATGAAGTTGCCTGTCAAGGTGCTTTTCCCACTGCTGTTTTCAATCTTCCCAGTGTTGTTCATAGTCCTTCTGGGTCCCGCAGTAATCAAGATAGCCGAGGCCTTCTCCTGATCTTGATCCTCGGGAAATAGACCGGCACTTCGCGGATCCCAGACCACGGAGTGCCACAACGGCCCCCTTCCGGTACCCAGAGCCGGGAGGGGGTCCTCCAACGCCCAGGGAAAGCAGCAAACAAGAAGACGCTACGCCCGCCGCGCCCGCGTCAGCTCAGCCCGGGCCAGCATCTCGGCATCCGAAGGATAAGAAACTTCCTCCAGCACCAAGGGATGCGGTGCGGCGAGCACGGATTTGGCATCGCGCTTCCTCTCCAGAAGGCGCGAGTGCAGCCAGCCCGGAGCCTCCAACTTCTCCCCCACCCGAAGCGCAGAGCCCACCAAGGACCGCACCATGTTGTGGCAGAAAGCGTCGGCCTGAACGGTGGCCACAATGACACCGTCGCTGTCGCGGGTAAAGGAGAACTTCTGGAGTTCCCGGATGGTGGTGGCGCCTTCGCGCGGCTTGCAGTACGAGCGGAAATCCTGGAGTCCCAGCAGCGCCACGGCCCCGGAGTTCATGAGCGAAACATCCAACGGCGCTTTGTGCCACAGCGTGATTCCCCGCAGCAGGGGGTCCCACCGTTCGGGACCGTCGGCAATGCGGTAACTGTACCTGCGCCACAACGCTGAAAAGCGGGCGTCGAAGCCTTCAGGCGCCAGACCGGCGTCGTGCACTTCCACAGCGCCGGTGAGGTCGCCGAGGATCCGGCTCAAAGCTCCGCGGAGGCGCCGCAACAGCGCGACGGCGGGATCGAGTTCGTGCCCACGCGGCAGTGACAGCCACTCGGCTTCGGTCAGGTCCAGGTGAACCACCTGGCCGCGTGCGTGGACTCCCGCGTCAGTCCTGCCGGCCACCGTCACGCGGACAGGTCGTTGCAGCAGGAGCGCCAGCGCTTCCTCCACGGAGCCCTGGACAGTACGAAGCCCGGGCTGCAGGGCCCATCCATTGAAGGGTGCGCCGTCGTAAGAGAGATCAAGCCTTACACGCAAAAACCCGCCGCCCCCCAAAACGGGGGCAGCGGGTTTTCGTTCGTTCATAGACTTAAGTCTACTGCGAAGAATTCAGTGAATTACTTCTTGTCCTCAGCGGCCGGAGCCTCTTCGGTTTCAGCGGCTTCAGCTTCAGCAGCGTCGGCTTCAGCGGCCGGAGCCTCTTCGGTCTCAGCAGCTTCTGCTTCTACAGCTTCGGTCTCAACGACCTCTTCCTCAGCAGCCGGAGCTTCAGCAGCCGGAGCAGCCTTGGCAGCGGCAGCGGTTGCTTCAGCAACAACGGCCTGCTTCGGGGAGACCGGCTCGAGAACGAGCTCGATGACAGCCATGGGAGCGTTGTCGCCCTTGCGGTTGCCGATCTTGGTGATGCGGGTGTAGCCACCATCGCGGTTGGCAACGGCGCCGGCGATGTCGGTGAACAGCTCGTGGACAACGCCCTTGTCGCTGATCAGGCCGAGAACGCGGCGGCGGGAAGCGAGGTCGCCACGCTTGGCGAAGGTGACCAGACGCTCTGCGTACGGCTTAAGGCGCTTGGCCTTGGTGACCGTGGTGGTGATGCGCTTGTGCTCAAACAGAGCAGCTGCCAGGTTCGCGAGCATCAGGCGCTCGTGAGCCGGGCCGCCTCCGAGGCGCGGACCCTTAGTGGGGGTAGGCATAGTTATTTCTCCTGTTATGTAAGCCGTTCAGGTCCATTGCTGGACCCAGCGGCCAAGATCTGCTGTTTAGAGCTCGTCGTCGCTGAACGCGGCGTCGTCCTCTTCGATGGCTGCGGCGCGGGCTGCGAGATCGAAACCGGGAGGGGAGTCCTTGAGGGACAGACCCAGTTCCACGAGCTTTGCCTTGACCTCGTCAATGGACTTCGCACCGAAGTTACGAATGTCCATCAGGTCAGCCTCGGAGCGGGCAACGAGTTCACCCACGGTGTGGATGCCCTCACGCTTGAGGCAGTTGTAGGAACGGACGGTGAGGTCCAGATCCTCGATCGGCAGAGCCATGTCAGCTGCCAGGGCAGCGTCCGTCGGCGACGGGCCAATCTCGATACCTTCAGCTGCGGTGTTCAGCTCACGAGCCAGACCGAACAGTTCCACCAAGGTGGTGCCTGCGGAAGCAACAGCGTCGCGCGGAGCGATTGCCTGCTTGGTCTCGACGTCGACAATGAGCTTGTCGAAGTCGGTGCGCTGCTCAACACGGGTAGCTTCCACGCGGAAAGTTACCTTCATGACCGGCGAGTAGATCGAGTCAACCGGAATACGGCCAATCTCGGAGTCGCCGGACTTGTTCTGAGCTGCCGAAACGTAGCCACGGCCGCGCTCGATGGTCAGTTCGAGTTCGAACTTGCCCTTCGAGTTCAGAGTGGCAATGTGCAGATCCGGGTTGTGGAATTCGACGCCGGCCGGCGGAGCGATGTCCGCGGCGGTGACGACTCCGGGGCCCTGCTTGCGCAGGTACGCAACAACCGGCTCATCGTGCTCGGAGGAAACCGAAAGGTTCTTGATGTTCAGGATGATCTCGGTGACATCTTCCTTGACACCCGGAACCGTGGTGAACTCGTGCAGCACGCCATCGATCCGGATGCTGGTTACAGCGGCACCGGGGATGGAGGAGAGCAGGGTACGGCGGAGGGAGTTTCCGAGGGTGTAGCCGAAGCCCGGCTCCAGCGGTTCAATGATGAAACGGGAGCGGTTCTCGGATACAACTTCTTCAGACAGGGTGGGGCGCTGTGCAATGAGCACTTAGGTTTCCTTTCGGCGAGCATCCGCTATATGACGCAACACAGGTGGTGGAAATCGGCTTCGGTTTCCAGCCTGACCAGCCGGGCCATGCTTATGAAGGGTCGAAACTCTCCACAGCAGGCCCGGCCAGTCAGGCAGGGAAGACCTAATTAGACGCGGCGGCGCTTCGGCGGGCGGCAACCGTTGTGGGCGCTGGGGGTGACGTCCTGGATGGAGCCAACCTCGAGGCCAGCGGCCTGAAGCGAACGGATTGCGGTTTCGCGTCCGGATCCCGGGCCCTTGACGAATACGTCAACCTTGCGCAGACCGTGCTCCTGAGCGCGCTTTGCAGCGGCTTCAGCAGCCATCTGGGCGGCGAAGGGAGTGGACTTACGGGAGCCCTTGAAGCCAACCTCACCGGCGGAAGCCCATGAGATGACAGCACCGTTCGGGTCCGTGATGGACACGATGGTGTTGTTAAAGGTGCTCTTGATGTGCGCCTGGCCAAGCGCAATATTCTTCTTATCCTTGCGACGCGGCTTACGAACCGCTCCACGAGTCTTCGGGGGCATTGTTTCTCCTACAGAAAGTTATCGGGGGAAAACCGGATCAATCCCGAGGGATTAACGTCCGGCCTTCTTCTTGCCGGCGACGGTGCGCTTCGGGCCCTTACGGGTACGAGCGTTGGTCTTCGTACGCTGTCCGCGTACGGGCAGGCCCTTGCGGTGGCGCAGGCCTTCGTAGCTGCCGATCTCTACCTTGCGGCGGATGTCAGCGGCTACCTCGCGGCGAAGGTCACCCTCAACCTTGTAGTTGCCTTCAATGTAGTCACGCAGCTGAACCAGTTCGGCGTCAGTCAGGTCCTTGACGCGAACGTCGGCGCTGATGCCAGTGGCAGCCAGGGTTTCGTGTGCACGGGTCTTGCCCACGCCGTAGATGTAAGTAAGCGCAATTTCCAACCGCTTTTCGCGGGGAATGTCTACGCCAGCGAGACGAGCCATAGTGGCGGTACTCCTTGAATAAACCGGAGGTCGTAGGCAGTACACCCACACGTTCCGTGTGGCCCCAGCCTCCGACCGGGGGTTCGCTGACCAGGCTCTATACTGCAGTCCTGGCACAGCTTGTGCTGCCTTTATTTACTTGCGTGGGCTAGCAACCCAGGTTTGCCCTTGCGGGCGCTGATTCCCGGAAGGGGAATTAGCCCTGGCGCTGCTTGTGGCGCGGGTTCTCGCAGATCACCATGACCCGGCCGT includes the following:
- a CDS encoding tRNA pseudouridine synthase A; its protein translation is MNERKPAAPVLGGGGFLRVRLDLSYDGAPFNGWALQPGLRTVQGSVEEALALLLQRPVRVTVAGRTDAGVHARGQVVHLDLTEAEWLSLPRGHELDPAVALLRRLRGALSRILGDLTGAVEVHDAGLAPEGFDARFSALWRRYSYRIADGPERWDPLLRGITLWHKAPLDVSLMNSGAVALLGLQDFRSYCKPREGATTIRELQKFSFTRDSDGVIVATVQADAFCHNMVRSLVGSALRVGEKLEAPGWLHSRLLERKRDAKSVLAAPHPLVLEEVSYPSDAEMLARAELTRARRA
- the rpmJ gene encoding 50S ribosomal protein L36 gives rise to the protein MKVKPSVKQICDKCKVIRRNGRVMVICENPRHKQRQG
- a CDS encoding CpaF family protein, with the translated sequence MLGGAPSVPVVDALSGLKQRAASALFTRMGSRIGDTSSSEEDLRSFAVEELSAVIDDEQVPLSPEERRRLIREISDEVMGYGPLQRLLEDPSVTEVMVNRFDQIYVERHGHLALTELQFSSDDHLRKVIERIVSKVGRRIDESSPLVDARLEDGSRVNAIIPPLAVNGPSLTIRKFSHVPLTVANLIEWGSMSQEMAELLSACVRARLNVIVSGGTGTGKTTLLNVLSSFIPASDRIVTIEDAVELQLQQDHVVRLESRPPNIEGKGAITIRDLVRNSLRMRPDRIIVGEVRGGESLDMLQAMNTGHDGSLSTVHANSPRDAIARLETLVLMAGMDLPLRAIREQVSSAVDLIVQITRLRDGTRRVTHVTEVQGMEGDVVTLQDAFLFDYSAGIDAQGRFLGRALPTGIRPRFLDRFTELGIAVPPSVFGVAPAPLGRR
- a CDS encoding AAA family ATPase; protein product: MSRFVAITAVRDFEGRVRQAISGALHGELQTLSPTVLQSGTDEIFKQLTGAPPEVMILGPGVNPDDAFKLATVIDLQYPEISLLMVAEPSADIVLKAMHAGVRDVVAPEAEVNELRVLLERACLASASRRRGMQPAAESGQERGRVIAVMSPKGGVGKTTVATNLAIGLGTLAPMSVVIVDLDLQFGDVASGLLLEPEHSITEAVHGAAAQDSMVLKAFLTVHPAGIYALCAPQKPSDSDYITAEHVTRLINQLATEFKYVVVDTAPGLGEHCLATLELATDGVWVCGMDVPSIRGLRKCFSVLKELQLLPQGRHTVLNFADRKSGLSVQDVEATIGVPIDTVIPRSRTLPYSTNRGIPVLQGTARDAAIKGLRKLVQRFDPRLESTPQNKLHRRVVVS
- a CDS encoding type II secretion system F family protein, with amino-acid sequence MDSPVLFVVAIGLCFAAIAVLVLIVLKPKNGAIPLERRRLGASTDDSAVGKVSQSAVHFVDTAIGRSGGPFNREVLYQAGVKQAPADFTVMVAIATIAVGVLGSLLVSVIIGILMALSTPFVAKLVLVVKTDKRRSKFDAQLTDTIQMLIGGLRVGHSIMRSLEAAAQEAEAPTSEELSRIVNEVRIGKDPRQALEECATRMDSEDFRWIGQAIQINREVGGDLAEVLEQVAGTIRERSEIKAHVKALSAEGKMSAYILMALPVGVGLLLTLMNPKYMSVFVTHPVGIAMLVASAILFVIGGFWMSRTVKIRF
- the rpsK gene encoding 30S ribosomal protein S11, which translates into the protein MPPKTRGAVRKPRRKDKKNIALGQAHIKSTFNNTIVSITDPNGAVISWASAGEVGFKGSRKSTPFAAQMAAEAAAKRAQEHGLRKVDVFVKGPGSGRETAIRSLQAAGLEVGSIQDVTPSAHNGCRPPKRRRV
- a CDS encoding type II secretion system F family protein gives rise to the protein MTLIPWLIIAAIILPVGYFAWSLASIDRKGIVAIQSNLGSGFAQGTGVDVRRPPLLLGVARKLTPGSYEAKLDHWLALAGRPKSMPLTKLIALKPILAVSGAGAGVLLILANPSPLSIGLCIFLTVFLYFICDLLVYNTGLKRQEAIQVEFPNTLDQMLISVEAGLGFESAMERASAHGDGPLAHELMRTLQDIQVGRPRQEAYEALAERSTVSDVRSFVLAVIQADKYGIGIANVLRAQAKQARVKRRQNAEEKAMKLPVKVLFPLLFSIFPVLFIVLLGPAVIKIAEAFS
- a CDS encoding Tad domain-containing protein yields the protein MSRRIRAITAAEDSERGAATIMVAGMMVVLLGFAALAVDVGALYAEKAQLQNGADAAALAIATDCAGGSCGSSTSTGNQFANDNSNDNTSGAVVTFPAAATVRVVTNARDTAGENSFSLFFARAMGFNTANVDAAAEASWGAPSSASTLPWTVSECVFKKYLSPTQLASLNSTGTFTGDPVPTHILLRYDENTPTVPGCAAQNGYQPGGFGWLVTTSGCSTDIDLDMTVNGQTGNHFPNAAGCNAALSNIMDEPALIPLFNTATGNGSNAKYTLIGFAAFQVTGYKFSGSGAVVDPLAPSCNGNCRGLQGYFSRFVSLEEGMQATEGTPNYGASVVTLTE
- the rplQ gene encoding 50S ribosomal protein L17 → MPTPTKGPRLGGGPAHERLMLANLAAALFEHKRITTTVTKAKRLKPYAERLVTFAKRGDLASRRRVLGLISDKGVVHELFTDIAGAVANRDGGYTRITKIGNRKGDNAPMAVIELVLEPVSPKQAVVAEATAAAAKAAPAAEAPAAEEEVVETEAVEAEAAETEEAPAAEADAAEAEAAETEEAPAAEDKK
- the rpsM gene encoding 30S ribosomal protein S13, translated to MARLAGVDIPREKRLEIALTYIYGVGKTRAHETLAATGISADVRVKDLTDAELVQLRDYIEGNYKVEGDLRREVAADIRRKVEIGSYEGLRHRKGLPVRGQRTKTNARTRKGPKRTVAGKKKAGR
- a CDS encoding TadE family protein; the protein is MKTKEKERGAVAVEMAIILPLLLLILIGVIEFGRALNVQVSLTQAAREGARFAAVHYQDGAVDVAGTALSSAPSLDGLGVSVSDNASSCAPGSTVTVTTSVSLPSMSGFLDSGFFGAPGIFPLNMTGVGVMRCGG
- a CDS encoding RcpC/CpaB family pilus assembly protein, which gives rise to MKTRLLGGIAALLLAVIGTVLLVTYVQGADKRAQQGLDPVTVLVVKERIPAGTKAEELQAKVKTETLPQSAVAPGTISALNDQKGKVTSADLQPGEQLLGVKLVDPKELAPGTVPVPEGLQEATFVLAPERILGGRIEAGDAVTVFASFKLDEAVPAGANLPAGLTGWKDFTELLYHDVLVTAVQQAAPDAEKSAGTDKGVALPNGSAYVTVALSDADATKMVFGAEFGTLWLSKQTDKTVKSDPPTTTFGGLVQ
- a CDS encoding DNA-directed RNA polymerase subunit alpha, with the protein product MLIAQRPTLSEEVVSENRSRFIIEPLEPGFGYTLGNSLRRTLLSSIPGAAVTSIRIDGVLHEFTTVPGVKEDVTEIILNIKNLSVSSEHDEPVVAYLRKQGPGVVTAADIAPPAGVEFHNPDLHIATLNSKGKFELELTIERGRGYVSAAQNKSGDSEIGRIPVDSIYSPVMKVTFRVEATRVEQRTDFDKLIVDVETKQAIAPRDAVASAGTTLVELFGLARELNTAAEGIEIGPSPTDAALAADMALPIEDLDLTVRSYNCLKREGIHTVGELVARSEADLMDIRNFGAKSIDEVKAKLVELGLSLKDSPPGFDLAARAAAIEEDDAAFSDDEL